The Archangium lipolyticum genome window below encodes:
- a CDS encoding fatty acid desaturase family protein has protein sequence MSDTAPALPRLPRELYTPSLVGAASCIGYAVGLFVVPAWLAVKLVSSPVALALRIPGVLALLLVAQQGIHLLGWVGHEGFHFNLHRNRYISALLGIFFSSMVLSFFQVGVGPTHWVHHRYTNRPEDPDWRIFSRYQTLGRRLLLGRARANRVFLRNLLEVALGRELDFPHVVPFRPAELRALAWVNIACALLWLSVYVTITVRSPLAGLVGILLPHVLGFFFSGPRPYVEHAGTGVGQGRDARTCSSKFMTVLFMGNNFHLEHHLYPAIPCYRLPSVHRYLAEQGFFEREGIPIETTVRGAYAHATGRSRYTSYV, from the coding sequence ATGAGCGACACGGCCCCGGCGCTTCCACGCCTGCCGCGCGAGCTGTACACCCCGTCACTCGTGGGCGCGGCCAGCTGCATCGGCTACGCGGTGGGGCTGTTCGTCGTTCCCGCGTGGCTGGCCGTGAAGCTCGTATCGAGCCCGGTGGCGCTGGCCCTGCGCATCCCCGGCGTGCTGGCCCTCCTGCTCGTGGCGCAGCAGGGGATCCACCTGCTGGGGTGGGTGGGACATGAGGGGTTCCACTTCAACCTGCACCGCAACCGGTACATCAGTGCCCTGCTGGGCATCTTCTTCTCCTCGATGGTGCTGTCCTTCTTCCAGGTGGGCGTGGGGCCGACGCACTGGGTGCACCACCGGTACACCAACCGGCCCGAGGATCCGGATTGGCGCATCTTCTCGCGCTACCAGACGCTGGGGCGGCGGCTCCTCCTGGGGCGGGCTCGGGCGAACCGCGTCTTCCTGCGGAACCTGCTCGAGGTGGCCCTCGGCCGGGAGCTGGACTTCCCCCACGTCGTGCCGTTCCGGCCCGCGGAGCTACGGGCACTCGCGTGGGTGAACATCGCCTGCGCTCTGCTGTGGTTGTCGGTGTACGTGACCATCACCGTGCGGAGCCCGCTGGCGGGGCTGGTGGGCATCCTGCTGCCGCACGTGCTGGGGTTCTTCTTCAGCGGCCCAAGGCCCTACGTGGAGCACGCGGGGACGGGGGTGGGACAGGGCCGGGATGCCCGCACGTGCTCCTCGAAGTTCATGACGGTGCTCTTCATGGGAAACAACTTCCACCTGGAGCACCACCTCTATCCCGCCATCCCCTGCTACCGCCTGCCCTCGGTCCATCGCTACCTGGCCGAACAGGGCTTCTTCGAGCGGGAGGGCATCCCCATCGAGACCACGGTGCGCGGCGCCTATGCACATGCGACGGGGCGCTCGCGTTACACGTCGTATGTGTAA
- a CDS encoding alpha/beta hydrolase family protein yields MVDVVRRSEVVPVEDGTRLELEIFEQEEGRGAPVLLCLPAMGVPARYYEPFALELHRRGFHVVTSDLRGHGASSVRVGRGTDFGYYEMVARDLGAVVRAVRAAFQDSPLFLVGHSLGGQLGSLYLGLEGEGVRGLVLVAASSVYYRNYGALGGVKVLLGTQLAAVIAAVWGYFPGRRLRFADNESVRVIQDWARQARRGRYVLSGAAQDFEALLARVERPVLAISVDGDSLAPPAAVEHLSGKMPRARVVRWHFTQSDAGGAHLDHFRWVRHGAPVAARIAGWVGEVLAGEAGAGQDPRTEGRP; encoded by the coding sequence ATGGTCGACGTGGTGCGCAGGAGCGAGGTCGTGCCGGTGGAGGATGGTACGCGGCTGGAACTGGAGATCTTCGAGCAGGAGGAGGGAAGGGGGGCACCGGTCCTCCTGTGCCTGCCGGCGATGGGAGTCCCAGCGCGGTACTACGAGCCGTTCGCGCTCGAGCTGCACCGGCGGGGTTTCCACGTCGTCACGAGTGACCTGCGCGGGCACGGGGCGAGTTCCGTACGCGTGGGCCGGGGGACGGACTTCGGCTACTACGAGATGGTGGCGCGGGACCTGGGGGCGGTGGTGCGGGCGGTGCGCGCGGCCTTCCAGGACAGCCCCCTGTTCCTGGTGGGGCACAGCCTGGGCGGGCAGCTCGGCTCGCTCTACCTGGGCCTGGAGGGCGAGGGAGTACGAGGGCTCGTCCTCGTGGCGGCCTCTTCGGTGTACTACCGGAACTACGGGGCACTGGGCGGTGTGAAGGTGCTGCTCGGCACGCAGCTCGCGGCGGTCATCGCCGCGGTGTGGGGGTACTTCCCAGGGCGGAGGCTGCGGTTCGCGGATAACGAGTCGGTCCGGGTGATACAGGACTGGGCGCGCCAGGCGAGAAGGGGGCGCTACGTGCTCTCCGGGGCCGCGCAGGACTTCGAGGCGCTGCTCGCCCGGGTGGAGCGGCCGGTGCTGGCCATCTCCGTGGATGGGGATTCGCTGGCGCCACCGGCAGCGGTGGAGCATCTGTCCGGGAAGATGCCGCGGGCCCGGGTGGTGCGGTGGCACTTCACGCAGTCCGATGCCGGGGGGGCGCACTTGGATCACTTCCGCTGGGTACGCCACGGTGCGCCCGTGGCGGCGCGTATCGCGGGGTGGGTGGGGGAGGTGCTCGCGGGGGAGGCAGGCGCCGGCCAGGACCCGCGGACGGAGGGCCGGCCATGA
- a CDS encoding coproporphyrinogen-III oxidase family protein — MRKYYLGPEASHEVPFKKLLAISHYIMPNFATMDWDRVSREQVDENLRSLRDPGGALNDELMMYIHVPYCQSFCHYCNFNKNHYPWQDEERLQRYTDYLLKEIDYYLSLPYVQARRFTAIYIGGGSPSTLPVSAVERLFGHLAKVVPGFDTIEKTFTGEPRTLRKPDLLKVIHDYGFDRVTFGIETLNPEIHKKIGRWDSPSDVDAVFEGLEKLGYKGDRCVDLMYDLPGQSLVGFQEELATLVAHYRPDEIDAFGTVYLPYRPLHKLILDGRVPQPGSIWQLLRMREHLYDYLLENGYHNTIAETYSRKPQRSMYQTAHCARQDIIGIGCAARGNIKDMVSINPDKVDVWMNNIDQYGASTQTLQSIGRGGVLDRIMVMFPRYKELSKELLARYSDVEHFEQVEDVLRSHIEVGCVEEQEDRYVVNKLGVIWHGNLQTDYMERSLNLQGKVLLKVISEKESHFDREDRFKVNKATRFIAKHIDKYPKLMK; from the coding sequence ATGCGGAAATACTATCTGGGGCCGGAGGCCAGCCATGAAGTGCCGTTCAAGAAGCTCCTGGCGATCTCCCACTACATCATGCCCAACTTCGCCACGATGGATTGGGATCGGGTCTCGCGCGAGCAGGTGGACGAGAACCTGCGCTCGCTGCGGGACCCGGGGGGGGCGCTGAACGACGAGCTGATGATGTACATCCACGTGCCGTACTGTCAGTCGTTCTGCCATTACTGCAACTTCAACAAGAACCACTATCCCTGGCAGGACGAGGAGCGGCTACAGCGATACACGGACTACCTCCTCAAGGAGATCGACTACTACCTGTCGCTCCCCTACGTGCAGGCGCGGAGGTTCACGGCCATCTACATTGGGGGGGGAAGCCCCTCCACGCTCCCGGTCTCGGCGGTGGAGCGGCTGTTCGGGCACCTGGCGAAGGTCGTGCCGGGGTTCGACACCATCGAGAAGACTTTCACGGGCGAGCCGCGCACGCTGCGCAAGCCGGACCTGCTGAAGGTCATCCACGACTACGGCTTCGACCGCGTGACGTTCGGCATCGAGACGCTCAACCCGGAGATCCACAAGAAGATAGGCCGGTGGGACTCTCCGAGCGACGTGGACGCGGTGTTCGAGGGGCTGGAGAAGCTGGGGTACAAGGGCGACCGCTGCGTCGACCTCATGTATGACCTGCCGGGGCAGTCGCTGGTGGGCTTCCAGGAGGAGCTGGCGACGCTGGTGGCGCACTACCGGCCGGACGAGATCGACGCATTCGGGACGGTGTACCTGCCGTACCGGCCGCTGCACAAGCTCATCCTCGACGGGCGGGTGCCACAGCCGGGGAGCATCTGGCAGCTCCTGCGGATGCGCGAGCACCTGTATGACTACCTGCTGGAGAACGGCTACCACAACACCATCGCCGAGACGTACTCGCGCAAGCCCCAGCGCAGCATGTACCAGACGGCGCACTGCGCGCGGCAGGACATCATCGGCATCGGCTGCGCGGCGCGCGGCAACATCAAGGACATGGTGTCCATCAACCCGGACAAGGTCGATGTCTGGATGAACAACATCGACCAGTACGGGGCGTCCACGCAGACGCTGCAGAGCATCGGACGGGGCGGAGTGCTGGACCGGATCATGGTGATGTTCCCGCGTTACAAGGAACTCTCCAAGGAGCTGCTCGCCCGCTACTCGGACGTGGAGCACTTCGAGCAGGTGGAGGACGTCCTGCGCTCGCACATCGAGGTGGGGTGCGTGGAGGAGCAGGAGGACCGGTACGTCGTCAACAAGCTGGGCGTCATCTGGCACGGCAACCTGCAGACGGACTACATGGAGCGTTCGCTGAACCTGCAGGGGAAGGTCCTCCTGAAGGTCATCTCGGAGAAGGAGAGCCACTTCGATCGAGAGGATCGCTTCAAGGTGAACAAGGCGACCCGGTTCATCGCGAAGCACATCGACAAGTACCCGAAGCTGATGAAGTAG
- a CDS encoding FAD-dependent oxidoreductase — MTKRYVVVGGGVSGIAAAHYLRQEGAEVELVEQEDTLGGRVAPALLDGQPIELGGKNIGRRYHLFREFARKMGETDFEPFGINSSRVRPNGRLMTVDSSRRWSSVRELMRAGPPSDLLRFATLCARAVSLPENGYLGSVRFDVLGERRDDRPLSAYFSEAFSEAVLRPMVVRMNGAEPDEVFPGNVGTNLRMLLDTYEQPKRGMRALFDRFAKTVRVTRGTRARGLVVRGGRVAALELEGPGGAREERTCDGVVLAMPAHTSAALLAPHEPGLAQALGHVRYFPVLVVVARYAREVFSHSTRALVFGPEHPLSNAGAYGINALDVVRYTFSGRTARRALEAGADAEALLRAGEELLGRHFPVHPAERVAYVARRFEPGLCAYSPHHARLRRELDAGLGRLRGLQLAGDYLRGSSIEACFRAAKESAGRMLRSQ, encoded by the coding sequence ATGACGAAGCGCTATGTGGTGGTGGGGGGCGGAGTATCCGGCATCGCCGCGGCACACTATCTCCGGCAGGAAGGGGCCGAGGTGGAGCTCGTCGAGCAGGAGGACACGCTGGGCGGGCGCGTGGCGCCAGCGCTGCTCGACGGCCAGCCCATCGAGCTGGGGGGCAAGAACATCGGCCGGCGCTACCACCTCTTCCGCGAGTTCGCGCGGAAGATGGGGGAGACGGACTTCGAGCCATTCGGCATCAACTCCTCGCGCGTGCGGCCCAACGGCCGGTTGATGACCGTGGACAGCTCGCGCCGGTGGAGCAGTGTGCGGGAGCTGATGCGGGCCGGTCCTCCCTCGGACCTGCTCCGCTTCGCCACGCTCTGCGCGCGCGCGGTCTCTCTCCCGGAGAATGGCTACCTGGGCTCCGTCCGCTTCGATGTCCTCGGCGAGCGCCGGGATGATCGCCCGCTGAGCGCGTACTTCAGCGAGGCCTTCAGCGAGGCCGTGCTCCGCCCCATGGTGGTCCGGATGAATGGCGCCGAGCCGGACGAGGTCTTCCCCGGCAACGTTGGCACCAACCTCCGGATGCTGCTGGACACGTACGAGCAGCCGAAGCGCGGCATGCGGGCCCTCTTCGATCGCTTCGCGAAGACTGTGCGGGTGACGCGAGGCACTCGCGCCCGAGGGCTGGTGGTGCGGGGCGGGCGCGTAGCGGCCCTGGAGCTGGAGGGGCCTGGGGGCGCCCGCGAGGAGCGCACGTGTGATGGGGTGGTGCTCGCCATGCCCGCGCACACCAGCGCCGCGCTGCTGGCTCCGCACGAGCCGGGTCTGGCCCAGGCTCTCGGCCACGTGCGCTACTTCCCGGTGCTGGTGGTGGTGGCCCGGTACGCGCGGGAGGTCTTCTCCCACTCCACCCGCGCGCTCGTCTTCGGCCCGGAGCACCCGCTGAGCAACGCGGGGGCATACGGCATCAACGCCCTGGACGTGGTGCGCTACACGTTCAGCGGGCGCACCGCACGCCGGGCCCTGGAGGCCGGGGCGGACGCGGAGGCGCTGCTGCGCGCGGGGGAGGAGCTGCTCGGCCGCCACTTCCCCGTCCACCCCGCCGAGCGGGTGGCCTACGTCGCGCGGCGCTTCGAGCCGGGATTGTGCGCCTACTCGCCCCACCATGCCCGCCTGCGGCGCGAGCTGGATGCTGGCCTGGGGAGGCTCCGCGGCCTCCAGCTCGCCGGGGACTACCTGCGGGGCTCCTCCATCGAGGCCTGCTTCCGCGCGGCGAAGGAATCCGCGGGGCGGATGCTGAGGAGCCAGTGA